A DNA window from Candidatus Cloacimonas sp. contains the following coding sequences:
- the yidD gene encoding membrane protein insertion efficiency factor YidD, whose amino-acid sequence MAATFLGAKQNNSSITKSGEVWKRIVHLPNLLFLALIRFYQLAFSPFLPASCRFEPSCSVYGYQAFKKYNFFKAFYLTAWRILRCNPFHKGGYDPLP is encoded by the coding sequence ATGGCAGCAACTTTCCTCGGAGCTAAGCAAAATAACAGTTCAATTACAAAGTCGGGTGAGGTATGGAAACGGATAGTTCATCTACCCAATCTGTTATTTCTGGCTCTTATTCGTTTTTACCAGCTTGCTTTTTCTCCTTTTTTACCTGCCAGCTGTAGATTTGAACCAAGTTGCAGTGTATATGGTTATCAGGCATTTAAGAAATATAACTTTTTTAAGGCATTCTATTTAACCGCCTGGCGTATTTTACGCTGCAATCCTTTTCATAAAGGTGGTTATGACCCTCTTCCTTAA